The following coding sequences lie in one Apium graveolens cultivar Ventura chromosome 1, ASM990537v1, whole genome shotgun sequence genomic window:
- the LOC141668918 gene encoding serrate RNA effector molecule-like yields the protein MAVDSLENLEDTKDKPSSTAAVESPSPPPPPRRRERDSRERRDNIDNRDTNLDRPPRREYYDRNLPREREYNKRRASLSPPPPVYHRDRRNYSPPPRRSPPMQSFKRPRRDEGGYDGRRGSPPGRGGYGGGDRRFGYNHQNGNDREIVGRTGYPDERPHGRYAGRPSGGYESGPSGWGAARGGYIDATNTSKSQREGLMSYKQFIQELEDDILPSEAERRYQEYKSEYITTQKRAYFNAHKDEEWLKDKYHPTNLLAVIDRRNDQARKMSKDFLLELQSGTVDLGPGINASSAGKTGQTTDTNSENEIDVGGKMKRHARGLTKETDFPKAHPVSSEPRRVIVDIEQAQALVRKLDLEKGIEDNILCRTDKERTSREKSHGGSSGPVIIIRGSTSVKGLEGTELLDTLLTYLWRIHGIDYYGLIETSEAKGFRHVRVDGKSSDTSNGVEWEKKLDSFWQERLTGQDPLEIMTAKEKIDAAAGESIDPYVRKIRDEKYGWKYGCGAKGCTKLFHAAEFVNKHLKLKHPELLLEVTSKVREDLYFQNYMGDEKAPGGTPIMQPSLLEKPQKRRLGPDNHVKDDRGRRARDNRNNGGERYDRADNQQSMDFQSNNEAQAGSNLDESMYDSFNGQGIHFPSDMAPPPVLMPVPGAGPLGPFVPAPPEVAMQMMREQGGPSPFEGGGRNGRPGSHLGGPAPIIALPPQFRQDPRRLRSYDDLDAPEDEVTVIDYRSL from the exons ATGGCTGTTGACTCTCTCGAAAACCTCGAAGACACCAAAGACAAGCCTTCCTCAACCGCTGCCGTCGAATCTCCGTCGCCTCCCCCGCCGCCGAGACGACGCGAGAGAGATTCTAGAGAGAGGAGAGATAACATTGATAATAGAGACACTAATCTCGATCGACCGCCTCGGAGAGAGTATTATGATCGCAATTTGCCTCGGGAACGGGAATATAATAAGCGGAGAGCGAGTTTGTCGCCGCCGCCTCCGGTGTATCACCGTGACCGGAGGAATTACTCGCCGCCGCCGAGAAGGTCGCCGCCGATGCAGAGTTTCAAGAGGCCGAGGAGAGATGAAGGTGGTTATGATGGACGACGTGGTAGTCCGCCTGGGAGAGGTGGTTATGGAGGTGGTGATAGAAG GTTTGGATATAATCATCAAAATGGGAATGACCGTGAAATAGTTGGCAGGACTGGTTATCCTGATGAAAGGCCTCACGGTCGTTATGCCGGACGTCCATCTGGTGGATATGAAAGTGGTCCATCTG GCTGGGGTGCAGCCCGAGGTGGTTATATCGATGCTACCAACACTAGCAAAAGTCAAAG GGAAGGACTGATGTCTTATAAGCAGTTCATTCAGGAGCTTGAGGATGACATTTTGCCATCTGAAGCCGAGCGCAG ATATCAAGAATACAAGTCAGAATACATAACAACACAGAAGCGTGCTTATTTTAATGCTCATAAAGATGAAGAGTG GTTGAAGGACAAGTATCATCCTACAAATTTGCTTGCTGTCATAGACAG GAGAAACGACCAAGCACGGAAGATGTCAAAAGACTTTTTACTGGAATTGCAAAGTGGGACAGTTGATCT AGGTCCCGGTATCAATGCCTCATCTGCAGGCAAAACAGGACAAACAACTGATACCAATTCTGAAAATGAGATTGATGTGGGTGGAAAAATGAAAAGACATGCAAGGGGTTTAACTAAAGAAACTGATTTTCCCAAAGCTCATCCTGTCAGTTCAGAACCTAGAAGAGTAATAGTTGATATTGAACAAGCTCAAGCACTTGTGCGGAAACTTGATTTGGAAAAAGGGATTGAGGATAATATCTTATGTAGGACTGACAAGGAAAGGACTAGCAGGGAGAAGTCCCATGGGGGTTCTTCTGGCCCAGTTATTATCATACGGGGTTCAACCTCGGTGAAAGGGCTTGAGGGGACCGAATTACTGGACACTCTTCTAACCTACCTTTGGCGTATTCATGGAATTGATTACTATGGCTTGATTGAAACTAGTGAAGCTAAAGGTTTCCGTCATGTTAGAGTGGATGGGAAAAGTTCTGATACAAGTAATGGGGTTGAGTGGGAAAAGAAATTAGATTCATTCTGGCAAGAGAGGTTGACTGGTCAGGACCCCTTGGAAATAATGACTGCAAAGGAAAAGATTGATGCAGCTGCTGGTGAATCAATAGATCCTTATGTCCGTAAAATTAGGGATGAGAAGTACGGGTGGAAGTATGGATGCGGGGCCAAGGGATGCACAAAGCTTTTCCATGCAGCTGAGTTTGTAAATAAGCATCTCAAGTTGAAACACCCAGAGCTTCTTTTGGAAGTAACTTCAAAAGTGCGGGAGGATCTGTATTTTCAAAATTATATGGG TGATGAGAAGGCGCCCGGTGGGACACCAATCATGCAGCCAAGTTTACTG GAGAAACCCCAGAAGCGTAGGCTTGGCCCAGACAATCATGTGAAAGATGACCGTGGCCGAAGGGCAAGGGACAATCGTAATAATGGTGGTGAAAGATATGATAGAGCTGATAATCAACAATCAATGGATTTCCAGTCCAACAATGAGGCTCAAGCTGGGAGCAATCTTGATGAATCTATGTACGACAGCTTCAATGGACAGGGGATTCATTTCCCTTCAGATATGGCCCCACCTCCAGTTTTAATGCCTGTCCCTGGTGCTGG TCCTCTGGGGCCATTTGTTCCTGCTCCTCCTGAAGTTGCAATGCAGATGATGAGAGAACAGGGAGGGCCTTCTCCTTTCGAAGGTGGCGGTAGAAACGGGAGACCTGGTTCCCACTTAGGTGGACCTGCACCAATAATTGCTCTACCTCCACAATTTCGCCAGGACCCTCGGCGTTTAAGAAG CTATGATGACCTTGATGCACCAGAAGATGAAGTCACTGTGATAGACTATCGGAGTTTGTAA